A genome region from Hevea brasiliensis isolate MT/VB/25A 57/8 chromosome 9, ASM3005281v1, whole genome shotgun sequence includes the following:
- the LOC131182901 gene encoding uncharacterized protein LOC131182901, with protein sequence MNLKKHCKAITLRSGRTLQEPEENQKQKEKTRGNHDIQEEEEEKQVEESKEEGGKQEKETMPSYTKFLKEILSKKKRLEDYETVSLIEECSVILQNKLPPKLKDPRSFSIPCLIGNMNIDKDFCDLRASVSLMPLSIYQKLNMGELRPTTISLQLADRFVKYPIGILENIPIKMGKFLFQ encoded by the exons ATGAATCTTAAAAAACATTGCAAAGCTATcacattgaggagtgggagaacattACAAGAACCAGAAGAAAATCAAAAACAGAAGGAAAAAACTCGTGGAAATCATGACAttcaagaagaggaagaagagaagCAAGTTGAGGAAAGCAAAGAAGAGGGGGgaaaacaagaaaaagaaact ATGCCCTCCTACACAAAATTTCTAAAGGAAATCCTTTCCAagaaaaagagattggaggattATGAGACAGTTTCCCTAATAGAAGAATGTAGTGTCATCCTACAGAACAAGCTGCCTCCAAAATTAAAAGATCctagaagcttctccataccatgCTTGATTGGTAATATGAATATTGATAAAGACTTTTGTGACCTTAGAGCCAGCGTGAGCCTAATGCCCTTGTCCATTTATCAAAAGCTAAATATGGGAGAGCTAAGACCAACTACGATCTCTTTGCAATTAGCAGATAGATTTGTCAAGTACCCAATTGGCATCCTAGAAAACATCCCCATCAAGATGGGAAAATTTTTATTCCAGTAG